The Silene latifolia isolate original U9 population chromosome 4, ASM4854445v1, whole genome shotgun sequence region TCATACGTATTAACAACGAATCCTCATTTTCTAAAGCTTATATTTTAATGTTTCCTGATTATGCACGTAAAATTCGTCACCTTTTCAGAAAGTAACCCTTCCCTAGTTGTGTTGAAAAGTCATCTGATTCTATTCTTGTTTAGattcattagtttacattaaaATATTCACTAATTTCATCCTCCAAAAAATATTGGGAATTgagatattaatattaataaattaataatgttGTGTAATCTACTGGAGTAGTTTATTTCTGGTAAATTGTTTAAAAAACACTTTATTTCTGTCTTCCATTAACACAATAACACTCCTTACACTTTCCAAAAAGCTTCTAAAAATAAGGGTAGCCATGGAAACTCATGTTGGAAGCTTTGAAATCAGCTACTTCCCCTGTAAGTTCTCATCAACCCACTTCCTGAAATTAAATTTCTTAATTACCCTTCTGTTGGATTTTgcatttatttctttatttaaaaGTAATTATTGCTTTTTATAACGAGTATTTAGAGTAATATGATTATTTATTTGTTCTATTTAGTTTTCGCATATTTGGTTTTGTTGTTAGTCTGAAATATTGTTTTGTCTTGGATATATTCAGTGGCGGAATCAGGATTTATAGTTAGGGCCTTAGGGGGCGAACTAGTAATGCAATAATGTACTGTATATTTGTAAATTTGGAAGAAAGAAACAAACTTTTAGCTATAAAAGTTTCAAATTTTGATTGTTCGAGAAGGCGAGCGCTCCTGCTAGCTCCTCTTAGTTCCGCCACTGGATATAATCCGTGTATAATGTAGTAAGAGCTGATATGTGGAAAAGAAATCATCTTTggcttgttttgttttgtttgtgcaGGTTAACTAAACAAGTTGTTTGATTTGTGGAAGTTGAACATTTTGTTGGAGCAGTTGGTGCATTGATTAGTTAGTGATTAAAAAAAAGTAATTTAAGCTATATAATTGATGGGCTGGTAAAGGTAGGTGGGATTTGTTAGCCTACTAGAGTGTAGAGTACATGTTATATTGGGTGATTGAAACTTGGATGAGCATCCCATTGTTGAAAATCATGGTTAAGATCATTGATTGTTTGTAATTTTAGGAGAAATAAGCAGCTTTCCATAAATTCGAAGTTGAAAGTTTGTATCATGTGGTAGTTTGTACGATATTGCCAAATTTAGTCGCGGTAGGGGATAAATCCTTTAATTCATTTGACCCTTTTCATTGCTTAAACTCTTGAGCAATCTTGTTTTGCCTAATAAATCTAGCATTCCTTGAGCTAAGAGATCTATTTTGCCACTCACGAAAATGGTAGCTTGAAGGGTTTATCTCTTGTTGTGTTGTTAGTAATGGCATGGTGATTTCTTGAGCCTTTGGGAGTAGATGATTTGGTTGTGCAAAGAACATAGCTATGTCGGAAAAGACCTTGAGATCGTCAAGGCTGATTTTAAGTGTAACGGGGTTGTCGATGTTGTTCCTCGTGTTGTCATCATTCTTTCTTTTCCACTCAGTCATTAACCCTTTCATGCCATCGTCGGTTTTTAAGTTCATTGTAGTTGGTGATGATAATGTCTATATCAAACCCGAGGAAAATGGTGAATCAGTTGAGCGTCTTGTTATACCAATAGCACCGTCAATAAAAGACACTCATGAGACCAAAGATGACATAGTTGAGGCTTTTGGTGATACCGACTTAAATGAGAGAGCACCTACCGTTTGTGACAAAAATAAAGCTCTGCTCAGAGTATACATGTATGATATGCCTCCTGAATTTCATTTTGGGTTACTAGAGTGGAAGGCGGGTTCCAATAGAATATGGCCTGACGTTAGTAACCCTAGTCAGGTTCCAAGGTATCCCGGTGGCTTGAATTTGCAGCATAGTATAGAATATTGGCTCACTCTTGATCTTCTGTCATCTAACATTAAGGAAATAGTTAGGCCTTGTAGTGTAATTAGAGTGGAAAAACCAAGTGAAGCCGATTTTATCTTTGTCCCATTTTTTGCATCCTTGAGTTACAATCGACATTCCAAGGTTCACGGTAAAGAGAAGGTTAGCCTCAATAGAAAATTACAGAATAAGCTGGTTGAGTACTTGATGAGGCGTCCCGAGTGGAGGAAGTCTGGAGGAACTGACCATGTTATAGTTGCACATCATCCGAATAGCATGTTGTATGCTAGAAGGAAGTTAGGGTCTGCCCGTTTTGTGCTTGCCGATTTTGGGAGATATGTGGCTAAGACTGCTAATCCTGAAAAGGATATAATTGCCCCTTACAAACATGTTGTGAAGCCCATCAGCAATAACAGTTCAGCACCATTTGAGGGACGTCCTACGTTAATCTATTTCCAAGGAGCAATATATCGGAAAGATGTGAGTAATCTCAATTATTTGCTGGTATTAAGCTTGTTATGCATCTATGTCATAAACTACATATGTTTTCTTGCTGGATATTGTACTTTATTTGGGAAATAGTCGTCCAGAATTAGGAACTGATAGTTTTCAGGTTGTGGAAATTTGTTGATTTTGAGGGGGAGGGGAGATGGCTTATATGGAAAAAGTTTCTTCTAATACGACCTCTTTTAACTTCGTAAACAGAGTCCGTGTGGGCTAAAAGTGAATTATGTCATCTTATAAAGGATTGAAATCTGCGTATGTCAGTCACGTCATTTTAGTTCTTCCTTTACACCCAAAAAATGTCTCCAATATCTGTTTAAGCTAGAAGTTTTTTAATTATGCCAtgatatttgtgattttgtttgcATGTCGAATGCATTTAGTAATTGTGCATTTTTGCATAGGGAGGAGCAATTCGCCAAGAACTGTATTATCTTCTAAAGGACGAGAGTGACGTGCACTTTACATTTGGAAGTGCACAAAGAAGTGGGGTCCGTCAAGCGAGCCAAGGGATGGGATCGTCCAAATTTTGCTTAAACATAGCCGGAGACACCCCATCTTCCAACCGTCTTTTTGATGCAATTGTCAGCCATTGTGTTCCTGTCATCATCAGTGATGACATTGAACTTCCGTACGAGGATGTCCTAGACTACTCGAGATTTAGCGTGTTTGTCTGGGCATCAGATGCTATTAAACCAGGATTCTTGCTGAATCTTCTTCGGGGAATCCCAAGGGACGAGTGGACAATGATGTGGATGAGGCTCAAAGAAGTTGCCCATCATTTCGAGTACCAGTATCCCTCTCAGCCTAGTGATGCTGTTGATATGATTTGGCAGGCATTAGCACGCAAGAAATATACTTCCAACGTGAACCGTACTGAGAGGGGATATCGAATGCCCTAGATGTTCTCGCCTCATCCCTCAGATAAGTCTTTGACTCTTGGCTTTTTAGTGTAACGTAGAGAAATGTAGACCACAAATTCACAACCATTGTTATTAATATAGTTTTGCTGGTTTGTCATGTTTAGCATGCCATTACTGATTGCCGTGTGTTTATAAGTTTTTTCGCTCTTTTAATTTGAGTTTTTATCGAGAGGTAAGGTGGTTATTGATATAGTTTCACAGGTTTTTCATATTTAACATGTTATAATCAATCGCAGTTTTTTTTTCTGTCCCTTTTTTTTGTAAGGTCGCGTGCATCTCGCTTAAATACTTTGATGCTGTAGCTTCATCAAAAAGGGTTGTGGTGGGGACTGAGTAGGTGCAACTCTGGTTTACGATAGTAAATAAAGCCACCACTGGTTGGGAATTGGTTATAAGACGACCCTGAGAAGGTTAGATGTAGGCAGTATAGTGATCCATCATTTTAGCGAGATAAAGTCCTTGCAAAGGAAATGTTTATAGAGGTTCTGTTGTACAGGTAACTATAGGTCAGATGCTAGTTAGCTCATAAGTGATTGATGTGTGGTTCTCATGACGTGTTTGAAAACTGACGAAGTCTAAACCGTCTTCATGGTTCCCtttacacacaaaaaaaaaaagtcgagGAAGTACTAAAAAGTTACACCAGGAAATTTCATATGTTATACACTTATACCAAGTCTACTCTATTACAATGAGGATCTACGACGATTTAGAGGGGTTTTAGTCTCGAATATGAATTCTTAGCATAGTTTGGAAACAAATTTAAGCCTTCAAAACCAGCCCCATATGAAAGAAACCGACCTCGGAACAAACAACAAACAATTTAGACCTATAATTCTTAAACTGCTCTCTTTTACACCTAAAACTGCATGTATAAGTATGACCTACCTTTGTCTTTGCCAAAAATGTGAGCTCCCCATTTCAGAGGAATGCAGTCCTTGTTTACATATCAACACCTATTATGGATTGGGTCCGAACCCCTTGGAACCCGTCTTTTGCTTGATTGATCAGGGTTGAACACCCTCAAATGATGTCTTGTGGGTGTTGGTAGAGGTGCAGGTGCTGGACTATGCGAGTGAATTAGATCATCGACAGGAACCCGTAGGAGAATCCTCGTTCCTCTTAAGGCAAGGTCTATACTATTTAACCCATTTACCTTATGAGATTGTATAGCAACTAGAAATGCAAGACAAGATAATAAGATTATGAACACTTTATGAATGAAACAACCCATTTACCGAAATCGGGTGGGATTTTGTAGTACAATATTAGGTTCTAAG contains the following coding sequences:
- the LOC141653222 gene encoding putative arabinosyltransferase ARAD1, with translation MSEKTLRSSRLILSVTGLSMLFLVLSSFFLFHSVINPFMPSSVFKFIVVGDDNVYIKPEENGESVERLVIPIAPSIKDTHETKDDIVEAFGDTDLNERAPTVCDKNKALLRVYMYDMPPEFHFGLLEWKAGSNRIWPDVSNPSQVPRYPGGLNLQHSIEYWLTLDLLSSNIKEIVRPCSVIRVEKPSEADFIFVPFFASLSYNRHSKVHGKEKVSLNRKLQNKLVEYLMRRPEWRKSGGTDHVIVAHHPNSMLYARRKLGSARFVLADFGRYVAKTANPEKDIIAPYKHVVKPISNNSSAPFEGRPTLIYFQGAIYRKDGGAIRQELYYLLKDESDVHFTFGSAQRSGVRQASQGMGSSKFCLNIAGDTPSSNRLFDAIVSHCVPVIISDDIELPYEDVLDYSRFSVFVWASDAIKPGFLLNLLRGIPRDEWTMMWMRLKEVAHHFEYQYPSQPSDAVDMIWQALARKKYTSNVNRTERGYRMP